TCATTGGAATTTAGGTGAATTAAATTTAAAGTATGTTGAAGATGTTGATTTAGATCATGTAAATAACTTAATTTTAACCTCTAATTCATCAAACATTACTGTTGGAAACTTATTTGGTAATGCTATTATTGATGGGAGTATAGGTGATTTAAAGATTTTAAAAATTGACGATGTATTTACTAATCTAAATATTATCATTCAAAATAGTGATGTTGTTATTGCACTCCCAAAAGTTGATTATAATTTGCAATATAAAGGAACGCGTTCCCATTTTTATCACCCTAAAAAGGTTTCAAAGGAAAATGTGTCTTCATTTTCTAATAATATTTTAGATAGCAATAAAACAATTATTATAAATGCTAAGTATAGTAATGTAGAATTGAAATAATGTTTTCTGTTCGCTAATCCTTGAATTTATTTCAAATAAAAAAAACGCCTAAAAGGCGCTTTTCTATTTTTAAAAATATGTTTTTATTAGGTTTAGAACATATAACGAATACCTAATGCAATATCAAAATCTAAATCATCATTACCATAATAATCACCTCCAAAACCTATTTCTGGTCTAAAATCAAGAGATAATTGCAAAGGAATATTAAAATTATATTCAACACCAATATCTCCAGCGGCAAAAACAAATGTTTCGCTATCATCAATACCATCAGGAACTTTATCAAAGCTATAAGAAGCTAAACCTCCACCTACACCAGCGTACCAGTTGAAGTTGCCTTCTAAAACCCATACCCATTGGTATAAACCAGCAAGTTTAAAACCATCAAAATTATTCCCAGATCTAATACCTAAATCTAGCTCTAACCGGTTGTTTTCGCCTAATGCTTTCTGGTATGAAATTTCAGCGCCAAAGCCATCACTATCCCCTAATCGCAATCCAATAGCATTGTTAGCGATATCCTGAGCGCTTGATGTAAATGCGAAACCAATTAAAGCAATCGATAATAAAAGTAATTTTTTCATAAATTTTAAAGTTTTAAATTAATAGTATATACGGTCAATTTGTTAAAAAAGACCATTTTTTTGTTCGGTGAATTATTTTACAAAAATAACGCCAAAAATGTAATTATATTTAACATCTCGTTAGTTTTGTAAACTTATTTATCAATATATGTCATTAAGCCCACAGTTACAGGAGTTAAGAAGAAAAATATCTGGAGAATTATTTTTCGATGATTTAATTAAAGCTCTATATGCTACTGATGCTTCCGTTTATAGAATGTTGCCACTAGCTGTCGCTTATCCAAAAGATAAAGACGATATAAAGCAACTAATTGAATTTGCTAAAACTTATAAAACCTCATTAATACCAAGAACAGCAGGGACATCGCTTGCTGGACAATGTGTTGGGAAAGGTATTGTAGTTGATGTTTCTAAATATTTTACAGAAATTATTGAATTTAATGAGGAAGCGCAAACCATAACGGTACAACCAGGAGTGGTTAGAGATGCTTTAAATAATTATTTGAAACCTTATGGATTGTTTTTCGGCCCCAATACATCTACATCTAATAGGTGTATGATTGGTGGTATGGTTGGGAATAATTCGTCTGGAACAACGTCTATTCAATACGGCGTTACACGAGATAAAGTTTTAGAAATGCATACCATTTTAAGTGATGGGAGCGAAGTTGTATTTGAGGAGTTGTCATCAGAAGCATTTCAACAAAAAACAAAAGAAGTCTCGTTAGAAGGTCGAATTTATAAAACCATTTATTCAGAATTAGCTTCAGAGTCGGTTCAAAATCAAATTACAGATAATTTTCCAAAGCCAGAAATACATAGAAGAAACACAGGTTATGCAATTGATGAATTAATAAAAACTGACGTATTTTCTGAAACTACTGAAGCTTTTAATATGTGTAAACTGCTTTCTGGTAGCGAAGGGACTTTAGCGTTTACAACACAAATTACTTTAAAATTAGATATGTTGCCACCACAAGAATCTATTATGGTAGCAGCACATTTTAGTAGTATTGAAAGTTGTTTGAATGCGGTTGAATTAACTATGAAACACGATTTGTACAATTGTGAAATGATGGATAAAACCATTTTAGATTGTACAAAGCATAATAAAACACAACAAGAAAATAGAAGTTTTATTGAAGGTGATCCGCAAGCTATTTTAATGTGCGAAGTACGTGCAAAAACAAAACAAGACGTTAGTGTTTTAGCAGATAAATTAGAAAAAGCTATTGAAGATTCTGGATTAAGTTATGCATATCCTAAATTGATAGGAAATGATGTAAATAAAGCCAATAATTTAAGAAGTGCAGGTTTAGGTTTACTTGGTAATATGATTGGCGATAAAAAGTCAGCTGCCTGTATAGAAGATACTGCGGTAGCTTTATCAGATTTGGCGAATTACATTTCGGAGTTTTCGAAGTTAATGAAAGCTTATAAGCAAGATGCTATTTATTATGCACATGCTGGTGCTGGCGAATTGCATTTACGACCTATTTTAAATCTAAAAAAGTCTGAAGATGTTGTTTTGTTTAGAAAAATAACAACCGATGTGGCGCATTTAGTGAAAAAATATAACGGGTCTATGAGTGGTGAGCATGGTGATGGTATTGTACGTGCCGAATTCATTCCGTTAATGATTGGGGAAGCAAATTATGAAATCCTGAAGCGTATAAAAACCGTTTTTGATGCCGATAACATTTTTAATCCTGGAAAAATTGTTGATGCATTCCCGATGGATAAATCCTTACGCTATGAAACAGATCGAGTAGAACCAGAAATAAAAACACTTCTTGATTTTTCGGCATCACAAGGTATTTTAAGAGAAACTGAAAAATGCAATGGTTCTGGCGATTGTAGAAAATTACCAGAGTTTGGTGGTACCATGTGTCCTAGTTACCGTGCTACTAGAAATGAAAAAGATACCACGCGAGCACGAGCTAATGCTTTGCGCGAATTTTTAACAAATTCTGATAAAGAAAATAAGTTTAACCATAAAGAATTAAAAACGGTTTTCGATTTATGTTTGAGTTGTAAAGCTTGTGCAAGTGAATGCCCAAGTAGCGTAGATGTGGCGAGTTTAAAAGCTGAATTTTTGTATCAATATCAAAAAGAAAACGGCGTGTCTTTACGTACTAAATTGTTTGCTTATAATAATAAATTAAATGATTTTGGAAGTCAGTTTCCTAAGCTTACAAACTTTGTGTTTTCTAATAAAATAACGTCTTCCATTTTAAAGAAATCATTATCTATAGCTAAAGAAAGAAGCTTGCCTTTATTATCAAATAAAAGTTTAAGTAAGCAATTTCAATCAATTGAAAATAAGGTAGATGTAAAAAATAAAATAAAAACAATTTACTTTTTTAATGATGAGTTTTTAAATCATTTAGACGCTTCTATTGGTATGGATGCTATTCAACTTTTAATAGCTTTGAATTATGATGTAAAACTGATTAAACATGCCGAATCTGGTCGTGCTTTTTTGTCTAAAGGATTATTAGAACAGGCTAAAGAATGTGCAGATAAAAATGTTGCTATTTTTAAAAATGAAGTTTCACAAGCAACCCCTTTAATAGGTATAGAACCTTCTGCTATTTTAACGTTTAGAGATGAATATATAAAGCTGGCAGACGATAAAAATTCCGCGAAAGCGATTGCGGAAAACACGTTTTTAATTGAAGAGTTTATTCAACAAGAAATTAAACAAGGAAATATAAAGCCTGAACAATTTACTTTAGAAGCTAAAACCATTATGTTTCATGGACATTGTCATCAAAAATCGATGAGTAATCAACTCTCAAGTTTTGCTGTGTTGAATTTACCTAAAAATTACAAAGTGACTATTATTCCTAGTGGTTGTTGTGGTATGGCAGGAAGTTTTGGTTATGAAAAAGAACATTATGAAGTCAGTATGAATGTTGGGGAACAAACCTTGTTTCCAGCCGTTAGAAATGCTTCAAAAGAGACTCTTATTTCAGCAAATGGAACCAGTTGCAGGCATCAAATCAAGGACGGAACTAATAGGGAAGCAAAACACCCAATTACTATTTTAAAAGAAGCTCTTGTTTAGTTGATTGTATTTAGTTAGCAGTAATCAGTAGGTAGGATTGGTTGTCATATCGAAATGAGGAACGATTGAGATATCACATTATTTAAATGTAAAATAGTTTATGTTTACTTAGAATGCTTGTCAACTATAGTTATAGCAGCTATTAAATCTTTAATATTCATATTGTTATAATCTTCATCAACAGCAAAAGGAGCTAGTTTGTCATTATTATAATTGTATATTTTCCAACGTTTAAATTGGTATTCTAAGGCTGTGAAGTTTTCTACCCAATCACCAGAGTTTAAGTACATGGTTTTTCCATGTTTGTTTTCAATATATTCCATTTTTGGTTGGTGTATATGTCCGCACACCACATAGTCATAACCGTTTTCAATCGCTAAGTCCGCGATTACTTTTTCATAATCATTTACATATTTAATAGCGCCTTTTACACCATTTTTAACTTTTTTAGATAAGGAATAACGCTCTTTACCTCGTTTTTCTAAATACCAGTTAAATGCACGATTAATTAAGGTTAGTAAATCGTAGCCATAACCACCAAGTTTGGCTAACCATTTGGCGTTTTGTATAGAAACATCAAAAACATCACCATGAAAAAACCATCCTTTTTTACCATCTAAATCTAAAATCATTTTATCTACAATAGAAATATTGCCAATCGTTGTATTGCTGAATTTGCGAAGCATTTCATCATGATTTCCTGTAATGTAAATGATTTCAACTCCATCAGCAGCCATGTCCATGATTTTCTTAATAACTTTTAAATGAGACTTAGGGAAGTAGCGTTTACTGAATTGCCAAACATCAATAAAATCACCATTTAAAATGAGTTTTTTAGGCTCGATACTGTTTAAATACGTCAGTAAATGTTTTGCGTGACAGCCGTATGTTCCGAGATGAACATCCGATATGACTGCGATTTCTATTTTTCTTTTAATCTTCAATAGTTAGAAGTCTTTTGTTATTACAAATAACATATTTTAGTATTATGTAATCATTATGACATAATTATTTATATATCAGTATATTGTTAAGTAATTGTTATGCATGGTTATAGCGGAATTTATAAAGCTAAATACGATTTCATTTCCTTATTTCTAGGAATAGCATTATTCGAAAAAAATATCCATTGAAATTGTCATTTCCGAGAAACCGGTAGGTTCATGAATACTTTACTATAAAATTTAAACAATGAATAATGCGGGAATCTAAATAAAGCTTTAAGTAAATTTTATTCTTAATAATTTCAAAAAATAGTATTATAGCCGTGTATTTAGGGTAGGTGAATTCGAAAAAAGCTTTATTTTAGCCAAAAATTGTAATTATGGCTGGTAATTCCTTCGGAAAACTATTTAATTTAACAACTTATGGTGAATCTCACGGACCTGCTTTAGGAGGCGTTATAGATGGTTGTCCATCTGGAATCGTGTTAGATTTAGATGAAATTCAAAATGAATTAAATCGAAGAAAACCAGGGCAATCTGCTATCGTTACACAACGTAAAGAACCCGATACGGTTAAGTTTCATTCTGGCATTTTTGAAGGCGTAACTACAGGAACTTCTATTGGATTTGTTATAGAAAACACCAATCAAAAATCTCACGATTATTCACATATAAAAGATAGTTACAGACCAAGTCATGCCGATTATACGTACGATAAAAAATATGGTGTAAGAGATTATCGTGGTGGTGGACGTAGTTCTGCGCGTGAAACCGCATGTCGTGTCGTTGCTGGTGCTATCGCTAAACAAATGCTTAAAGGTATTGAAATTACAGCCTATGTTTCTGGTGTTGGTACCATGAAATTAGATAAGCCTTATAACGAATTAGATCTTACAAAAGTAGAATCAAATATTGTGCGTTGTCCAGATCAAGATATGGCTGCAAACATGGAGACTTATATAAAAGAGGTGCGCGGTAAAGGTGATACTGTTGGTGGTATTGTTAGTTGTGTTATTAAAAATGTACCTGTTGGATTAGGTGAACCAGTTTTCGATAAATTACATGCCGAATTAGGTAAAGCGATGTTATCAATAAATGCCGTAAAAGGTTTTGAATATGGTAGCGGATTTCATGGAAGCACCATGTACGGAAGCGATCATAACGATTCGTTTAATAACGACGGTACAACAAAAACCAATTTCTCAGGTGGTATTCAAGGCGGTATAAGCAATGGTATGGATATCTATTTCAATGTGGCTTTTAAACCTGTAGCAACGCTTATTCAAAAATACGAAACCATAGATAAGGCAGGAAATACTGTAGAAATGCAAGGAAAAGGACGTCACGATCCATGTGTGGTGCCACGTGCCGTGCCTATTGTAGAAGCTATGGCAGCCTTAGTTATTGCAGATTTTTACTTAATAAACAAGCTTTATAATTAACTGTTCTTTAGAGGCTATTCCCCTTTTTTCACTCTATCTTTTTAAACCGTCATTACAAGGAGTGAGGGATGTGGTAATCTGTTGAACATTATTTCTATTCATTGATAGTTCTTTTTAAGTTTTAAAAGGAGCAGTTTATCCTGAGTACAGTTGATGGGCATCAACTGGGATTAAGCTATTTGCTATTTTTTCATTTCTGTGAACGCGGGAGTCTACAAGATCAAAAATAATGTAAGTTAAGCGTGTAATGGTCTATTTATTAGTTATTTACTAAATATATAAGACTAAGGGCGATATGCGTTAAATCAGCAGTTTTGTCATTTCTGCAAAAGCAGGAATCCATTTTTTAAAACCATTGAAATTTGTTTTGTCTCTATGAGTATACTATTAAGTAAAGGAAAAACATCAAAAATACTTATCTTGCTTTCGTAATTTAAAAACGAATTAATTCCTCTCCTTTGGAGAGGTTAGGAGAGACTCTATGAAAAAACTAGCACTACATTGGAAGATTATTATAGGAATGATTCTCGGAATCATTTTTGGATTTATTATGAATACCGTTGATGGCGGAAAAGGTTTTGTATCCGATTGGATTTCGCCTTTTGGTACCATTTTCATCAATCTTCTTAAGCTTATTGCGGTTCCCTTAATTTTAGCCTCTTTAATAAAGGGGATATCCGATTTAAAAGATATTTCCAAAATAAAGTCTATGGGTTTGCGTACTATAGGTATTTATATTGCAACTACATTAGTGGCAATTATTATTGGTTTAACTATTGTAAACACATTGAAGCCAGGCGATGGCATGCCTCAAGATACTATCGAAAAAATCAAGCTAAAATACGCAAATGATGCTGGTGTTATGGATAAGTTAACCAAGGCATCTGCTCAAAAAGAGGCAGGACCTTTACAAGCTTTAGTTGATATTTTTCCTAGTAATATTTTTAAATCCTTTGCCGAGGCGTCAATGCTTCAAGTTATCTTTTTTGCATTATTTGTTGGTGTTTGCTTATTGCTAATAGGAGAAAAGAAAGCAAAGCCATTGGTTAATTTCTTTGATTCACTTAATGAAGTTGTCATGAAAATGGTCGATTTAATTATGCTTTTTGCTCCGTATGCTGTATTTGCATTGCTTGCTAATGTCATCATTGCTTTTGATGATGTAGAGATATTAATTAAATTACTTTATTACGCATTTTGTGTGGTAGGTGGTTTAATTATCATGATAGGTTTCTATCTTCTTTTAATTAGTGTGTACACTAAAAAATCACCTATGTGGTTTTTAAAACAAATAAGTCCAGCGCAACTTTTGGCATTTTCAACTAGTAGTAGTGCGGCGACTTTACCTGTAACTATGGAGCGTGTTGAAGAGCATTTAGGGGTAGACAAAGAAGTTTCTGGTTTTGTATTACCCGTTGGTGCTACCGTAAATATGGATGGCACTAGTTTGTATCAAGGTATTGCAGCAGTGTTTATTATGCAGGTTATTTGGCCCGAAGGTTTAACGTTTACAAATCAATTAGTCATTGTTGCTACGGCATTATTAGCCTCTATTGGAAGTGCGGCTGTGCCAAGTGCAGGTATGGTGATGCTGGTTATTGTATTAGAATCTATTGGATTTCCAGCCGAATTATTACCAATAGGTTTAGCGCTTATTTTTGCGGTAGATAGACCTTTAGATATGTGTAGAACCGTTGTAAATGTAACAGGAGATGCCACAGTGTCTATGTTAGTAGCTAAGTCGTTAGGGAAATTACATGAGCCCAAACCAAAAGAATGGGATGATAATTATGAAGCTGTAAAATAGTTTTTTATGAATTCTAATATAAATATTGAATCGCCAATAGTTTCAGTTGCATGGCTGCATTCGAATATGCATGCTAAAAATTTAGTTATTTTAGATGGCACGATTAATAAAGTATTTGATGCTTCAACAAAACAAATACCTAAGGCGCGCCTTTTTGATATAAAGAAGAAGTTCAGCGATGTGTCGAATCCGTTTCCCAGTGCATTTCCTTCTGCTGAACAATTTCAGAAATCGGCAAGAGAGTTGGGGATTAATTCAGATTCTGCTATTGTGGTTTACGATGACAAAGGCATTTATTCTAGTGCTCGTGTTTGGTGGATGTTTAAAGCTTTTGGGTATACTAACGTTGCTGTTTTAAATGGCGGATTTCCAGCGTGGTTAAAAGCGGATTATGCAACCGAGTCAATGAAACTTTATGAAGGAGCGGAAGGTGATTTTGTTGTAAATCATAAGCCTGAAACCATGAAATTTTTTGAGGATGTTAAAACAGCTTCAAAAAACAACACACATACCATTATTGATGCGCGTTCAGCTGGACGATTTAACTGTGCCGAGCCAGAACCACGTGAAGGTTTACGTATGGGAACCATACCGAACTCTGTTAATTTACCTTTTACCAATTTGTTAGAAGATGGTGTGTTAAAACCTAAAGAAGACTTAGTAAAAGCTTTTCGAGAGCTTGCTACTAAAGATGATCCTATTATTTTTTCTTGTGGCTCTGGTATTACGGCTTGTGTTTTAGCATTGGGAGCTGCCATCGCAGGGTATAAAAATATTTCTGTTTATGATGGTTCTTGGACTGAGTGGGGGAGTTTGGTTGGAGAATAGGTTTTCTAAAAAATGTGGTTAAAAAAGTAAGTGTACTGTCTTAATGTTTTATGTGATGTCTCAATCGTACCTCATTTCGACATGACTTACGCGTGTTAATTATAATTTCTAAGTCATTTCGAACGTAGAGAGAAATCACATAATTAGTTAGTTATTAAAGGTAATAGTTGAACTATTTTCTTAAACCAGTTAGAAATGGCACTTGTTACTAACGAGCGCTAGTGGGGTTGTGGCATTGGTCTAGATAATTCTAATGGAACTAGTTTTTTTCTAAGCATTGTTTTATCCTTAAAATGTCTCGATATCTCGTAAGTTTTATCTGTGAAATCGTTCATTTCTTCACTCACTTGGTAGTAAAAAATCTTAATTGATTTACATTTTTCGTGTTCAAAAATTTGATTCAGCATTGTTCTATCGGAAATTCCACAAGAATGTCCGTAGATATAAACTTGAAAATCGTTAGATTCTATAAACCTAGTTAAGTCATAGAAATTTTTAGTTTTGTAGGTATTCAAATGATTTGATGTGTTTGAAAAGTTCGTTGTTTTTTTCATCTTCAAATTCCAAATATTTTTTGTCAAATTCATCACCAAACCCAAAGATTGGCTTTCCATATTCTCCAGATAAATTTCCGTGAATGTAATTGAATTTTGATGGAATATGTCTTTGACAAATCTTAAAGTAATCTTCAAATGTTTTAGTATAATTAAAATTTAGAAAGTATAAATTATTAGGTAGTTTATCTTCTGTAAGATTAATAGTTACTATTTCGTGTTTTTTTATTTCTTCACGAAAACTATCAGCCAAAGGATTTTTTATTGAAGTATTATTGAATTGGCTTTCTTGTTTTGATAGATATTCAATTAATTTTAGTTTTAGATATTCTAACTGTTCATTAACTTTTTTGATTGCTTCGACTTCTTTAGGTCCTTTGTAACCGTGTTTTGTAGCTAGTAATACATTGAAAAATTCTATCTCAATATCAACCCATTTCAAAATTGAAGTTTTTGAATAGACTTTGCTTAATAAAAGTGAATTGAATTTAAAGTTTATATCTCTAGACTTATTTAACTTGTCTGCTACGTCATAAACTGTCTCATTTGTGACTGGTTTTGGTTTTGGGTCGTAATAACTGAAGTCGTCTTTAAAGTTGATTTCTAATAAAATATCAGAATAATAACCATTGTCAAAGAATGAATTAACTGCACTACAAAAATAGTCAGATATAAAGTCATTAAAACTGGTTTTTATATCGTGAGCAAGGTCAAATCCGTTTCCAATTAGTATTAGTCTGTTCATTCTTCGTATTAAGTACAGCGATTAAGATAAGAATCCGTTTCAATGATTTAAATCAACCTATAAGCTAATTTAAAGTTTTAAAACCTATAAAATCGACATGTAATACAATATTTACGCACAAAGTTTTTAACAATTACAGTTTATTGTAAAAATAAAACCTCTAAGCGTTTTAGAACTTAGAGGTTTCTTTCTTAGTCTACAAATTAACCCGTTTGTATTTGGGGTATTTCAACGTATATGATATTTTGTATGTGTTAGATTCATTAGGGTTAAGCTGTAATTTCCATTCTAATAAGCCTTTTTTTGAATCGTATTCGGCAGTGCCAATTTCAACATCATCTACTTTAATATCTTTGTCCTGACTTACGGGAACTCTATCTACCAAGATTAAACTTATAGAAGATTGTTTGTTGTTTTTTAATTCAATTTCATAAGTTTTGTTTACTATTTTATTGCTTCCTGTAAAGTTGTTCTTCTTAAAATTATTGATGGTGTTTCGTTTTACAACCACATTAGGATCAACTCCTAAAGAAATGGTTAAGCTATCTGTTGTGGCTTGTGGATTAATATTGGTTTTGCCTGAATAACTACCTTCAAAGTAAATGTTGGCCTCTCCAGGTAATAGATTATATTGTTCCCAATCGCCCATTTTAGCAGTTAAAAATACATTTTCATTAATTATAGGTGCTGTAAAATAAGAGAAACTAGCAGGAATTAAATATTTGTCGATTTCGATAACCGTAATATCTCCGTTTGTTTGAATCGTGTATGGTTTTTTTATTTCGAATCTTTGGTTGGTAATGCCTTCTTCAATAATATCGCCATTGGAGGTTTGGTTTTCTTCTTGCTTTTGATAGTTGTTAGATTTTGATTCCATATTTATGCTTGAAACACTTCCTGTT
The nucleotide sequence above comes from Flavobacteriaceae bacterium HL-DH10. Encoded proteins:
- a CDS encoding FAD-linked oxidase C-terminal domain-containing protein, translating into MSLSPQLQELRRKISGELFFDDLIKALYATDASVYRMLPLAVAYPKDKDDIKQLIEFAKTYKTSLIPRTAGTSLAGQCVGKGIVVDVSKYFTEIIEFNEEAQTITVQPGVVRDALNNYLKPYGLFFGPNTSTSNRCMIGGMVGNNSSGTTSIQYGVTRDKVLEMHTILSDGSEVVFEELSSEAFQQKTKEVSLEGRIYKTIYSELASESVQNQITDNFPKPEIHRRNTGYAIDELIKTDVFSETTEAFNMCKLLSGSEGTLAFTTQITLKLDMLPPQESIMVAAHFSSIESCLNAVELTMKHDLYNCEMMDKTILDCTKHNKTQQENRSFIEGDPQAILMCEVRAKTKQDVSVLADKLEKAIEDSGLSYAYPKLIGNDVNKANNLRSAGLGLLGNMIGDKKSAACIEDTAVALSDLANYISEFSKLMKAYKQDAIYYAHAGAGELHLRPILNLKKSEDVVLFRKITTDVAHLVKKYNGSMSGEHGDGIVRAEFIPLMIGEANYEILKRIKTVFDADNIFNPGKIVDAFPMDKSLRYETDRVEPEIKTLLDFSASQGILRETEKCNGSGDCRKLPEFGGTMCPSYRATRNEKDTTRARANALREFLTNSDKENKFNHKELKTVFDLCLSCKACASECPSSVDVASLKAEFLYQYQKENGVSLRTKLFAYNNKLNDFGSQFPKLTNFVFSNKITSSILKKSLSIAKERSLPLLSNKSLSKQFQSIENKVDVKNKIKTIYFFNDEFLNHLDASIGMDAIQLLIALNYDVKLIKHAESGRAFLSKGLLEQAKECADKNVAIFKNEVSQATPLIGIEPSAILTFRDEYIKLADDKNSAKAIAENTFLIEEFIQQEIKQGNIKPEQFTLEAKTIMFHGHCHQKSMSNQLSSFAVLNLPKNYKVTIIPSGCCGMAGSFGYEKEHYEVSMNVGEQTLFPAVRNASKETLISANGTSCRHQIKDGTNREAKHPITILKEALV
- a CDS encoding UDP-2,3-diacylglucosamine diphosphatase, yielding MKIKRKIEIAVISDVHLGTYGCHAKHLLTYLNSIEPKKLILNGDFIDVWQFSKRYFPKSHLKVIKKIMDMAADGVEIIYITGNHDEMLRKFSNTTIGNISIVDKMILDLDGKKGWFFHGDVFDVSIQNAKWLAKLGGYGYDLLTLINRAFNWYLEKRGKERYSLSKKVKNGVKGAIKYVNDYEKVIADLAIENGYDYVVCGHIHQPKMEYIENKHGKTMYLNSGDWVENFTALEYQFKRWKIYNYNNDKLAPFAVDEDYNNMNIKDLIAAITIVDKHSK
- the aroC gene encoding chorismate synthase, with translation MAGNSFGKLFNLTTYGESHGPALGGVIDGCPSGIVLDLDEIQNELNRRKPGQSAIVTQRKEPDTVKFHSGIFEGVTTGTSIGFVIENTNQKSHDYSHIKDSYRPSHADYTYDKKYGVRDYRGGGRSSARETACRVVAGAIAKQMLKGIEITAYVSGVGTMKLDKPYNELDLTKVESNIVRCPDQDMAANMETYIKEVRGKGDTVGGIVSCVIKNVPVGLGEPVFDKLHAELGKAMLSINAVKGFEYGSGFHGSTMYGSDHNDSFNNDGTTKTNFSGGIQGGISNGMDIYFNVAFKPVATLIQKYETIDKAGNTVEMQGKGRHDPCVVPRAVPIVEAMAALVIADFYLINKLYN
- a CDS encoding dicarboxylate/amino acid:cation symporter; the encoded protein is MKKLALHWKIIIGMILGIIFGFIMNTVDGGKGFVSDWISPFGTIFINLLKLIAVPLILASLIKGISDLKDISKIKSMGLRTIGIYIATTLVAIIIGLTIVNTLKPGDGMPQDTIEKIKLKYANDAGVMDKLTKASAQKEAGPLQALVDIFPSNIFKSFAEASMLQVIFFALFVGVCLLLIGEKKAKPLVNFFDSLNEVVMKMVDLIMLFAPYAVFALLANVIIAFDDVEILIKLLYYAFCVVGGLIIMIGFYLLLISVYTKKSPMWFLKQISPAQLLAFSTSSSAATLPVTMERVEEHLGVDKEVSGFVLPVGATVNMDGTSLYQGIAAVFIMQVIWPEGLTFTNQLVIVATALLASIGSAAVPSAGMVMLVIVLESIGFPAELLPIGLALIFAVDRPLDMCRTVVNVTGDATVSMLVAKSLGKLHEPKPKEWDDNYEAVK
- a CDS encoding sulfurtransferase; protein product: MNSNINIESPIVSVAWLHSNMHAKNLVILDGTINKVFDASTKQIPKARLFDIKKKFSDVSNPFPSAFPSAEQFQKSARELGINSDSAIVVYDDKGIYSSARVWWMFKAFGYTNVAVLNGGFPAWLKADYATESMKLYEGAEGDFVVNHKPETMKFFEDVKTASKNNTHTIIDARSAGRFNCAEPEPREGLRMGTIPNSVNLPFTNLLEDGVLKPKEDLVKAFRELATKDDPIIFSCGSGITACVLALGAAIAGYKNISVYDGSWTEWGSLVGE
- a CDS encoding AbiH family protein translates to MNRLILIGNGFDLAHDIKTSFNDFISDYFCSAVNSFFDNGYYSDILLEINFKDDFSYYDPKPKPVTNETVYDVADKLNKSRDINFKFNSLLLSKVYSKTSILKWVDIEIEFFNVLLATKHGYKGPKEVEAIKKVNEQLEYLKLKLIEYLSKQESQFNNTSIKNPLADSFREEIKKHEIVTINLTEDKLPNNLYFLNFNYTKTFEDYFKICQRHIPSKFNYIHGNLSGEYGKPIFGFGDEFDKKYLEFEDEKNNELFKHIKSFEYLQN